The following are from one region of the Gossypium hirsutum isolate 1008001.06 chromosome D03, Gossypium_hirsutum_v2.1, whole genome shotgun sequence genome:
- the LOC107950143 gene encoding uncharacterized protein isoform X1 yields MAKRELSSTLRGLKFMQRAAQREDKVKKEEVKPEESSAITRKCVVIMEGDPHPGAVVGRMSFLSFNPSIDKLNEEASNACRPKASGGRTLSSENGSVSEAANCSKVGTESTDSGDLKRKQSEMDSEPHKSRKRDHGVQSSPSTSKASKKQSKREKLD; encoded by the exons ATGGCGAAACGAGAGCTCTCGAGTACTTTGAGGGGCTTGAAG TTCATGCAAAGGGCTGCTCAGAGAGAGGATAAAGTTAAGAAAGAAGAGGTTAAACCTGAAGAGAGTAGTGCTATTACTAGAAAATG TGTGGTCATTATGGAAGGGGATCCCCATCCAGGAGCAGTTGTCGGACGGATGTCATTTCTTAGTTTCAATCCTTCTATTGAT AAACTAAATGAAGAAGCATCAAATGCGTGCCGGCCAAAGGCCTCTGGTGGAAGAACTTTATCTag TGAAAATGGATCTGTATCCGAAGCGGCTAACTGCTCGAAGGTCGGCACAGAATCCACAGATAGTGGAGACCTTAAGAGAAAACAATCTGAAATGGATTCTGAACCACATAAATCACGAAAAAGAGATCATGGAGTTCAATCGTCACCAAGCACTAGTAAAGCCTCCAAGAAGCAGTCAAAGCGTGAGAAGCTGGATTGA
- the LOC107950140 gene encoding uncharacterized protein C24B11.05, producing the protein MEYEDQINQAMDPKYECLLFDLDDTLYPLTSGISSEVTKNIQEYMIKKLGIKDNVPELCVSLYKHYGTTMAGLKAIGYNFEYDDFHSFVHGRLPYAMLKPDPVLRNLLLSIPIRKIIFTNADKNHAARVLNRLGLEDCFEGIICFETLNPINKENPSAADDIKPDTAIVDINGYCSAVLDSELKLPSTPVVCKPFENAFEQVFKIAKINPQKTLFFDDSIRNLQTGKKMGLHAVWVGTSHWTDGVDYALESIHNIREALPELWEAADEKTKNIRYSGKISIETTVRA; encoded by the exons ATGGAATATGAAGATCAGATCAACCAGGCCATGGACCCCAAATACGAATGTCTTTTATTTG ATCTAGATGACACTCTTTATCCTCTGACTTCTGGTATATCAAGTGAAGTTACCAAGAACATTCAAG AATATATGATTAAGAAGCTTGGAATCAAGGACAATGTTCCTGAATTATGTGTTTCACTGTATAAGCATTATGGCACAACAATGGCTGGTTTAAAG gCTATTGGTTATAACTTTGAGTATGATGATTTTCATAG TTTCGTTCATGGGAGACTGCCCTATGCAATGCTAAAACCTGACCCTGTTTTAAGGAATCTCTTGCTTAGCATACCAATTCGGAAAATA ATTTTCACCAATGCAGATAAGAACCATGCTGCCAGGGTGCTCAACAGGTTGGGATTGGAGGACTGCTTCGAAGGGATTATATGTTTCGAGACTCTGAATCCCATAAACAAAGAAAACCCTTCAGCTGCTGATGATATCAAACCAGACACTGCCATTGTTGACATCAATGGATACTGCAGTGCTGTTCTTGATTCTGAGCTTAAGCTTCCAAGTACTCCTGTTGTCTGCAAACCATTTGAGAACGCATTCGAACAAGTTTTTAAGATCGCCAAAATCAACCCTCAGAAAACG TTGTTTTTTGATGACAGCATCCGCAATCTACAAACTGGTAAAAAGATGGGCCTTCACGCTGTGTGG GTGGGAACTTCTCACTGGACCGACGGTGTGGATTATGCCTTAGAGAGCATCCACAATATCCGGGAAGCATTGCCTGAGCTCTGGGAAGCTGCAGATGAGAAGACCAAAAACATTCGGTATTCCGGCAAGATCTCCATTGAGACAACTGTTAGAGCTTAG
- the LOC107950143 gene encoding uncharacterized protein isoform X2: MQRAAQREDKVKKEEVKPEESSAITRKCVVIMEGDPHPGAVVGRMSFLSFNPSIDKLNEEASNACRPKASGGRTLSSENGSVSEAANCSKVGTESTDSGDLKRKQSEMDSEPHKSRKRDHGVQSSPSTSKASKKQSKREKLD; the protein is encoded by the exons ATGCAAAGGGCTGCTCAGAGAGAGGATAAAGTTAAGAAAGAAGAGGTTAAACCTGAAGAGAGTAGTGCTATTACTAGAAAATG TGTGGTCATTATGGAAGGGGATCCCCATCCAGGAGCAGTTGTCGGACGGATGTCATTTCTTAGTTTCAATCCTTCTATTGAT AAACTAAATGAAGAAGCATCAAATGCGTGCCGGCCAAAGGCCTCTGGTGGAAGAACTTTATCTag TGAAAATGGATCTGTATCCGAAGCGGCTAACTGCTCGAAGGTCGGCACAGAATCCACAGATAGTGGAGACCTTAAGAGAAAACAATCTGAAATGGATTCTGAACCACATAAATCACGAAAAAGAGATCATGGAGTTCAATCGTCACCAAGCACTAGTAAAGCCTCCAAGAAGCAGTCAAAGCGTGAGAAGCTGGATTGA
- the LOC107950142 gene encoding scarecrow-like protein 30: protein MDTTLFQDFPSSMYGFKLDHGAVPVYSIHDFVSNNNGFIKDSPPQVVPSPDSPVESGTTTNSEAHPLDSIPFANEMLKYINEMLMEEDMEEKTCMLQDCLALQAAEKSFYEVLGHEYPLSTDPIPAYTDQNGGSPGDFNSSLIQTSLVDTLERTSLFPDLQRGIPPSIEPSGSSLLGSKGRKNYERGDVDDLEQGRSNKQFAVSLEDSEQTDMFDDVLLCKGENEDDPRCSLNKSSQHVWPQKGTSKGGTARRKNGKKSEVVDLWSLLTQCAQAVAINDQRTANELLKQISQNSSTTGDGTQRFAHYFADALTTRLAGMGAPSYSPLVSNRTSAADILKAYRVLVLACPFKKMMHFYANKKIMKVAEKATTLHIVDFGICYGFQWPCLIQRLSARAGGPPKLRITGIEFPQPGFRPAERVEETGRRLKRYCERFKVPFEYNVIAKKWETIQLEELKIKKDEVVIVNCMYRLKNLPDDTLSPTSARDIVLKLIRSINPEFFIHGISNGTYNAPFFVTRFREALFHFSAIFDIFEANVPRDDPQRMMFEREILGRDIMNVVACEGIERVERPETYKQWQARTLRAGFKQIPLDQELVKKVTNMVQSNYHRDFIIDVDGRWMLQGWKGRVIFALSCWKPMKN from the coding sequence ATGGATACTACCCTTTTCCAAGATTTTCCCAGTTCCATGTATGGGTTCAAACTCGATCATGGAGCAGTACCAGTATATTCAATTCACGACTTCGTCAGTAATAATAATGGGTTTATTAAAGATAGTCCTCCACAGGTTGTTCCGAGTCCAGACTCACCTGTTGAGTCAGGGACAACAACGAATTCAGAGGCACATCCCCTTGACAGCATCCCTTTTGCCAATGAGATGCTCAAGTACATAAATGAGATGTTAATGGAAGAAGACATGGAAGAAAAGACCTGTATGTTGCAGGATTGCTTAGCTCTCCAAGCCGCTGAAAAATCATTCTATGAAGTCCTTGGCCATGAATATCCACTTTCAACGGATCCCATCCCTGCATATACAGATCAAAATGGTGGTAGTCCAGGTGATTTCAACTCCTCTTTGATCCAAACATCTCTTGTTGATACTCTTGAAAGGACCTCTTTGTTCCCAGATTTACAAAGAGGGATCCCCCCATCAATAGAGCCTTCTGGCAGCAGCTTATTAGGGTCAAAGGGAAGGAAAAATTATGAACGAGGAGATGTTGATGACTTGGAACAAGGTAGGAGCAACAAGCAATTTGCTGTTTCCCTTGAAGATTCAGAGCAAACAGATATGTTTGATGATGTACTGCTTTGCAAAGGTGAAAACGAGGATGATCCAAGGTGTTCTCTTAATAAGAGTTCGCAACATGTTTGGCCGCAGAAAGGGACATCCAAAGGTGGAACAGCACGCAGGAAGAACGGCAAGAAAAGTGAGGTGGTCGATCTGTGGAGTCTCCTCACTCAATGTGCACAAGCTGTCGCCATTAATGACCAAAGGACCGCAAATGAGCTGTTGAAACAAATAAGTCAAAACTCTTCTACAACTGGAGACGGAACCCAAAGATTTGCTCATTACTTTGCAGATGCACTTACGACACGTTTGGCTGGGATGGGGGCACCATCGTATTCACCATTGGTAAGCAATAGGACGTCAGCTGCTGATATCTTAAAAGCTTACAGAGTTCTTGTTTTAGCTTGCCCTTTTAAGAAAATGATGCATTTCTACGCGAATAAGAAGATAATGAAGGTTGCAGAAAAGGCAACCACACTCCACATCGTTGATTTTGGCATTTGTTATGGTTTTCAATGGCCTTGCCTCATACAGCGTCTCTCAGCAAGAGCTGGTGGACCTCCCAAGCTTCGTATTACCGGCATCGAGTTCCCACAACCGGGATTCCGACCAGCTGAAAGGGTTGAAGAGACCGGACGTCGCTTGAAAAGATATTGTGAGAGATTCAAAGTCCCATTTGAGTACAATGTGATAGCAAAGAAATGGGAAACCATCCAACTGGAAGAACTAAAGATCAAGAAAGATGAAGTTGTCATCGTGAACTGCATGTATCGGCTAAAGAACCTCCCCGATGACACACTGTCACCAACCAGTGCGAGGGACATTGTTCTGAAACTGATCAGAAGCATCAACCCAGAGTTTTTCATCCATGGGATTTCAAATGGGACTTATAATGCTCCCTTCTTTGTCACAAGGTTCCGGGAGGCACTCTTCCATTTCTCAgctatttttgatatatttgaggCAAATGTGCCTCGGGATGATCCACAAAGGATGATGTTTGAGAGGGAAATACTTGGGAGGGACATAATGAATGTTGTTGCATGTGAGGGAATCGAGAGGGTTGAAAGGCCAGAGACATACAAGCAATGGCAGGCTAGGACACTGAGGGCAGGGTTCAAGCAGATTCCATTGGATCAGGAGCTTGTGAAGAAAGTGACAAATATGGTCCAATCCAATTATCATAGGGATTTTATCATAGATGTGGATGGCCGCTGGATGCTGCAGGGATGGAAGGGGAGAGTTATTTTTGCCCTTTCATGTTGGAAACCTATGAAGAATTAA